In Desulfoferula mesophila, the genomic window CTGGTTGAATATGGTGGGCAGGCCGTATTTTTTCTCTATGCCCTCGTAGAGGGTCATTTTCTCCATGAGCGGGGCGATGACCTGGTCCAGGTCCTTGAACAAGCGCTGCGGCAGGTAGGAGATGAAATACATGAGGGGGCCCTTGCGGTTCACGAAAAGCCGCCGCACCTCCCACAGCTTGCCCGCCCCGCGCATCTTGAGCAAACGCTTGGCCGGCTCGAAGGAAGGGACCTCCGCCAGGCTGAGCACCTGGATCTTGAAGCGGGGGTCCGGGTCGCCGAAATCACGCCGCAGCCGGGTGTAGCGCACGCTCTCCCGGGGGATGGTGGTGCCGGCCACGAAGGTGCCCTTGCCCTGAATGCGCTTGAGGTAGCCCTCGTTGACCAGGTTGGCCAGGGCCCGGTTCACCGTGCCCAGGCTGACCCCCCAGTCCTCGGCCATCTTGCGCTCCGGCGGGATGGCCTCGCCCGGAGCCCAGCGGCCGTTTTCTATGCCCTTGAGCAACTCCATCTGGAGCTTGTAATAGGCGGGTATGGGGGCTTTGCCGCCGCGCTGGTTGGTTTTGGACCTGGCCATCGATGGCATCTCCATGGTTTCCCGCCGAGACGACCGGCCCAGAGGGATCACCCGAAGCCGGGCCGGGCTCGTCGATAGCTAATCATGCTACAGCTTGACAGCCGTCGCAATACTTATTTGGTTATATAGTTCATTTTTTTGTTTTTAGAATTATTTAAGCTTGTTCATTATTTTTTCTTATTTTGTTCAGGGCGCTATCTTGCCAAAAATGTAAACCGGGCCGGACATGGGCGAGTGCCGGTTCGGCCGGGCGGTTACTTTGCGAAATAAGGAGAGAAGCTAGCGCCGTTCGGGGCCGTGTCCCCTGCCCGGCTGGGCGCAGAAGAAAAGCCTCACCAGGCAAAAAAGCCGGATGCCGACCCCGCGGTAGGAATCGGCATCCGGCGATGGTGAAATTTTTTTGGGCGCGCGGCTCGGCCGGCTCTAGGCCTCCGGCTCTTGCAACACCGGATGGCGGGCCGCGTTCACCTCGTCCAAACGGCCCACCGGGGTGCTCACCGGCGCGGCGTGCAGGGCCTCCGGGTCGGAGGCGGCCATATCGGCGATGCGCCCCATGGCCGCCACCAGGGCGTCCAGGTTCTCCAGGGACTCGGTCTCGGTGGGCTCGATCATCAGGGCCTCCTTGACCACCAGGGGGAAGTAGATGGTCGGCGGATGGAAGCCCGCGTCGATGAGCGCCTTGGCCACGTCCAGGGCCGAGACGCCGTGGTCGGCCACTTTGTCCTCGGCGCTGAACACCACCTCGTGCATGCAGGTCTTGTCAAAGGCAACTTGCCATTTGTCGCCCAGCTTGACCCGCAGGTAGTTGGCCGCCAGCACCGCGTCCTGGCTCACCTCCTTGAGCCCCTCGCCGCCCAGGGCCAGGATGTAGGCAAAGGCCTTGAGGCACACCCCGAAGTTGCCGTAGAAGGGAGCCACGTAGCCAATGGACTTGGGGTGGTCGTAGTTGAGGAACAGGGTGCCGTCGGGGCGCATCTCCACCCGGGATATGGGCAGGTAGTCCCTGAGGCGCTCCACCACGCCCACCGGACCGGCCCCCGGTCCGCCGCCGCCGTGGGGGGTGGCGAAGGTCTTGTGCAGGTTCAGGTGCACGATGTCAAAGCCCAGGTCCGCCGGCTTGGCCATGCCCATGATGGCGTTGAGGTTGGCCCCATCGTAATACATCAGGGCGTCGGCCTGGTGGGCCGCCTCGGCGATCTCGGCGATGTAGGGGTTGAACAGGCCCACCGTGTTGGGGTTGGTCATCATCACCCCGGCCACCTGGTCGTTTAGCATCTCCTTGAAGGCCACGGGGTCCATGACTCCGCCCTTGGAGGGCACGGTCACCACCTCGTAGCCCGCGATGGCCGCCGAGGCAGGGTTGGTGCCGTGGGCCGAGTCGGGCACCAGCACCAGCGATTTTTGGTTGCCCTTGTCGTTGTGATAGGCGGCCATGAGCATGATGCCGGTGAGCTCGCCGTGGGCCCCGGCCAGGGGCTGCATGGTAAAGGCGTCCATGCCGGTGATCTGTTTGAGCAGATCCTCCAGTTCGTGGATCACCCTTAGCGCCCCCTGGGCCAAAAGCCCGCCCCGCCGGAGCTGGGGCAGCAGGGGGTGCAGCCCCGCGAAGCCGGGCAGGCGCGCGGCCTGTTCGGTGAACTTGGGGTTGTACTTCATGGTGCACGAGCCCAGGGGATAGGTGCCCACGTCCACCCCGAAGTTCATGCGCGACAGCAGGGTGTAGTGGCGCACCAGGTCCACCTCGGCCACCTCGGGCAGCTCGGCGGGCTGGGCCCGCCTAAGCTCCGGGGGAAGCTGGCTCATCTGGCAGAAGCTCTCATCCACCCGCGAGCAGGGCAAGGAGGCCGCCCGGCGGCCGGGCCGGCTTATCTCGTATATGGTTTTCACAGCACCGCCTCCAGACCCTCGGCCAAATAGCCGATCTCTTCCTTGGAGCGCTTTTCGGTCACCGCCACCAGCAGGTTGTTGGCCTGCTCGGGATAGTAGCGGCCCAGGGGGAAGCCCGCCGCGATACCCTTGTCGATCATGCGGCTCACCGCCACGCGGGCGTCGATGGGCAGGCGCACCCGAAATTCGTTGAACCAGGGGCCCTGGTCCACCGCCTCCACCCCCGGAATGTCCGTGAGGCGCGTCCGGGCGTAGGCCGCCTGGGTCATGTTCAGCTCGGCCAACTCCACCAGGCCCTTCTTGCCCATGAGCCCCAGGAAGATCACCGCGGCCAGGGCGCACAGCGCCTCGTTGGAGCAGATGTTGCTGGTGGCCTTTTCCCGGCGGATGTGCTGCTCGCGGGTCTGCAGGGTCAGGCAGTAGCCGGTCCGGCCCTGGGCGTCGTGGGTGCGCCCCACGATGCGGCCGGGCATGGTGCGCAGCAGGGCCTGGCTTACGGCCATGAAGCCCAGATAGGGGCCGCCGAAGGACAGGGGCAGGCCCAGGGGCTGGCCTTCGCCCACCGCGATGTCCGCGCCCATCTCCGCCGGGGTCTTGGCCACGGCCAGGGCGATGGGGTTGCAGCCCAGGATGCCCAGGCCCTTGATCCCGTGCACCGCCGCGAAGTGGGGCGTGTAGTCGTGCAGCACCCCGAAGAAATCGGGGTTCTGGAGGATGAGCCCGGCGGTGTCGTTGTCCAGCAGGCCCTCCAGGGCAGCGGGGTCGGACACGTCGGCCTCCACCAGCTCCAGGTGCAGGTTCACGGTGTAGGTCTCGAGCATGATGCGGTAGATGGGGCTCACCGAGGTGCACACGATGAGCTTCTTGCGCCGAGTCTTGCGCACTGCCATCATGGCCGCCTCGTACAGGGCGGTGCCCCCGTCGTAGAGCGAGGCGTTGGCCGCGTCCAGTCCGGTGAGGCGGCAGATGGCGCTCTGGTACTCGAAGATGCTTTGCAGGATGCCCTGGGACATCTCGGCCTGGTAGGGGGTGTAGGCGGTATAGAACTCACCCCGGCTGATCAGGGCGTCCACCGCCGCCGGGATGTGGTGGTCGTAGAAACCGCCGCCCAAGAAGCTGATCAGGTTTTGGGCGTTGAGCCCGGCCAGCTTGGCCAAATACTGGCTCACCTCCGGCTCGCTCATGCCCGCCGGCAGGTCCCAGCTCTTGGCCCTGAGCGGCTCGGGGATCACCGCGAACAGCTCTTCCACCGAGCCCAGGCCCAAGGCCGCCAGCATGGCCGCCCGGTCCTCGGGGGTGTGGGGGGTGAAACGCATGGCCCTACTCTCCCTCGGCCAGAAGCTGGCCGTAGGCGGCGGCGTCCATGAGGTTGTCCAGCTCGGCCTGGTCAAATCCCTTGAGCTTCACCAGCCAGCCCGCGCCGTAGCAGTCCTGGTTCAGTAGCTCGGGCTGGTCCTCCAGGGCGGAGTTCACCTCGGCCACCACCCCGCCCAGGGGCGCGTACACGTCGGCCGCGGTCTTCACCGACTCCACCACGCACATCTCGCCCATCTGCTCCACCTCGGCCTCCACCTCGGGCAGCTCCACGTAGGTGATGTCGCCCAACTGATCCTGGGCATAGTCGGTGAGCCCCACCACGGCCAACTCGCCCTCCAGCTTCACCCACTCGTGCTCCTTGGTGTAGTACAGGCCCCCGGGCGCCTTTTTCGCTTCGCTCACTTGATACCTCCATCGAACTGGATCGGTTCCAGATAACGGCCGTTGGGCCGGGTGAATGCATTGACCACCCTGCCGGGCAGGGTCAGCTTGCGGTATACGATTTCCACTTCCTGCCCCTCCCCTACTTCACTGTCCAGCAGGGCCAGGCCCAGGGGCCGCACATAGCTTTCATCGCCCGGGGCCTCGCCCGCAAAGCGCCAGGCGGGCACGGTGGTGGCGCTGGTCATGGCCCCCACCTCCCGGCCGCCCACCAGCACCGGCGAACCTTCGCGCATCATGCCCTTGCTCAAGGCCACCACCGCCCGCACCCGCTTAGACAGGCTCGCGGCCTGGGTCTCCAGGGCGGCGCGGCCCAGGAACTCGCCCCGCCCCGGCTTGAGATCCACCCCTAGGCGGGCGGTGGGCATCTCCAGGATGGGGCGATCCGGGCCGTACTCGTGGCCGTAGAGGGGCAAGGCGGCCTCCAGGCGCAGGGTGTCGCGGGCCCCTAGGCCCACCGGCACCACCCCCAGGGGCGCGCCCTGGGTGGCCAGCCGCTCCCACACCGTCCCGGCCGCCTCCCAGGGCAAAAACAACTCGAAGCTCAGCGGCTCGCCGGTGTAGCCGGTGCGCGAGACGTACATCTCCACCCCGCCCATGCGGTTGAAGGCGCCGTGGTTGCGTCCGGCCGGAGGCAAGGGCTCGTCCAGCAACTCGCCCAGCAGCGTTTCGCTCTCCGGCCCCTGCACCGCCAGCATGGCCAGGCGGAGGCTGTGGTCCACGAATTCCACCCCCTCGCCCAGCCGCTCCTGAAGCCAGCGGCGGTCTTGGTCGCGGTTGGCCGCGTTGACCACCAGCAGGTAGCGCTCCGGGGCCTGTTGGTAGAGATAGGCGTCGTCCAGGGGTTGGCCCCACTGGTTGGAGATAAGGGTGTACTGGGCCTTGCCGGGGATCAGCTTGGCCGGGTCGTTGGTGAGCAGCGAGGCCAGCCAGGCTTGGGCCTGGGGGCCCGTCACCGCGAAGCGGCCCATGTGGCTGATGTCGAACAGGCCGCCGTGCTTGCGGGTGGCCAGGTGCTCGGCGATGACCCCATCGCCGTAGGACACCGGCAGCCGCCAACCGGCGAAGTCCACCAGCTTGCCGCCATGGGCGGCGTGCCAGTCGTGCAGGGGAGTTTTGGCCGTCATACGGAAGGTTCCTCCTTTGTTGCCAAGGGCGCCCGTCTAGAGGTTCCTCCTGTTGCTGGGCCTGAGAGATTCGCCCCGTAGGGCTTGCTCCTTCGGCGGCCGGTTGGCCCGGCACTCTCCAGGAGTCGCGTTTTCAGCGGTCCTTTTGCCTGAGAGTTTCGGCCCATGGGGCCTTGCACCTTCGGCGGCCCCGGCCCTCTGGCGGACCGGCGGCGCTCTCCCGCTGAAATACCTGCTGGTTACTATTAATTAGAGCACATACGGCACATGACAGTTGAGGTTTTTGTAAACCACGAAGGTCTCGGTGGAGAGCACCTCGTCTATCTTGGACACCTCTTCGGCGTAAAACTCGGTGAGCCCGAACTGGTCGTTGAGCAGCACCGTCACCAGCAGGTCGAAGCGCCCGGTGACCACCACCACCGACGCCACGCCCTTGAGCTGGTTGAATTTTTCCGCGCCGTCCACCAGCCGGGGGGTGGCCAGCTTGATGCCGATGACCACCAGCATATGGCCGTCGATCTGGTCGGGGTTCACCAAACCCCGGATCGTCAGCACCCCGTCTTGGTCCAGCTTGGCCAGGCGCGAGCGCACGGTGTTGGTGGTGATGCCCAGGGCCTTGGCGATCACCCCCAGGGACTTGCGTCCCTCGCGCAGGTGCCGCACCAGCATCAGGTTGATGTCGTCGAGCTTCATGCCCACCCCCAGTCGGCCATACGGACCGTCCCGGCCTTCTGGCCCCTATGCTGACCATGAGTGCGCATTTTGTCAAATTATTTTTAGTTATTTTATCTTTTTATCATAATTAGTGAATACTTTTTCTCTATTTAGCTTTATAGCTAAAAAACCGGCCCGAGCCTTGCGGCCCGGACCGTGGTCTTGTCTTGCTTTTCGCCCGGCGGCGTTGTGCAGGCGGCCCGGCTCAGGCCCCCGAGGCCAAGCAGGAATCCAGGTCGGCGCATTCGCACCCCAGGGCCTGGGCCACGCCGGGGCAGGTTACCTTGCCCATGTACACGTTGATGCCTTTGGCCAGGGCCGGGTCCTGGGCCGCGGCCTTTTCCAGGCCGTGGTCGGCGATGGCCAGGGCGTAGCGCAGGGTCACGTTGGTCAGGGCGAAGGTGGAGGTGCGGGCCACGTCGCCGGGGATGTTGGCCACGCAGTAGTGGATCACCCCGTCCACCAGGAAAACCGGGTCCTGGTGGGTGGTGGGGTGGCTGGTCTCGAAGCAGCCGCCCTGGTCTATGGCCACGTCCACCACCACCGAGCCGGGGCGCATGGCCTTGATCATGCGCCGCGACACCAGCCAGGGCGCCTTGGCCCCGGGGATGAGCACCGATCCGATCACCAGGTCCGAGGCGGCCACCAGGCGCTCGATGTTCTTGTGGTTGGACATCACCGTCTCGATGCCGTTGCCGAAGATGTCCTCCAGATAGGCCAGGCGCTGGGGGTTGAGGTCCAGCAGATACACCCGGGCTCCCATGCCCACCGCAATCTTGGCCGCGTTGGACCCCACCACGCCCCCGCCGATGATGGTCACCACCCCGCGTTCCACCCCCGGCACCCCGCCCAGCAGCGT contains:
- a CDS encoding GntR family transcriptional regulator, with protein sequence MARSKTNQRGGKAPIPAYYKLQMELLKGIENGRWAPGEAIPPERKMAEDWGVSLGTVNRALANLVNEGYLKRIQGKGTFVAGTTIPRESVRYTRLRRDFGDPDPRFKIQVLSLAEVPSFEPAKRLLKMRGAGKLWEVRRLFVNRKGPLMYFISYLPQRLFKDLDQVIAPLMEKMTLYEGIEKKYGLPTIFNQELFSAVAADKDVAKVLGAKVGAPVLRIEMLSFTYKEKPYEYRVSYCITDENKMFREM
- the gcvPB gene encoding aminomethyl-transferring glycine dehydrogenase subunit GcvPB; amino-acid sequence: MKTIYEISRPGRRAASLPCSRVDESFCQMSQLPPELRRAQPAELPEVAEVDLVRHYTLLSRMNFGVDVGTYPLGSCTMKYNPKFTEQAARLPGFAGLHPLLPQLRRGGLLAQGALRVIHELEDLLKQITGMDAFTMQPLAGAHGELTGIMLMAAYHNDKGNQKSLVLVPDSAHGTNPASAAIAGYEVVTVPSKGGVMDPVAFKEMLNDQVAGVMMTNPNTVGLFNPYIAEIAEAAHQADALMYYDGANLNAIMGMAKPADLGFDIVHLNLHKTFATPHGGGGPGAGPVGVVERLRDYLPISRVEMRPDGTLFLNYDHPKSIGYVAPFYGNFGVCLKAFAYILALGGEGLKEVSQDAVLAANYLRVKLGDKWQVAFDKTCMHEVVFSAEDKVADHGVSALDVAKALIDAGFHPPTIYFPLVVKEALMIEPTETESLENLDALVAAMGRIADMAASDPEALHAAPVSTPVGRLDEVNAARHPVLQEPEA
- the gcvPA gene encoding aminomethyl-transferring glycine dehydrogenase subunit GcvPA, whose product is MRFTPHTPEDRAAMLAALGLGSVEELFAVIPEPLRAKSWDLPAGMSEPEVSQYLAKLAGLNAQNLISFLGGGFYDHHIPAAVDALISRGEFYTAYTPYQAEMSQGILQSIFEYQSAICRLTGLDAANASLYDGGTALYEAAMMAVRKTRRKKLIVCTSVSPIYRIMLETYTVNLHLELVEADVSDPAALEGLLDNDTAGLILQNPDFFGVLHDYTPHFAAVHGIKGLGILGCNPIALAVAKTPAEMGADIAVGEGQPLGLPLSFGGPYLGFMAVSQALLRTMPGRIVGRTHDAQGRTGYCLTLQTREQHIRREKATSNICSNEALCALAAVIFLGLMGKKGLVELAELNMTQAAYARTRLTDIPGVEAVDQGPWFNEFRVRLPIDARVAVSRMIDKGIAAGFPLGRYYPEQANNLLVAVTEKRSKEEIGYLAEGLEAVL
- the gcvH gene encoding glycine cleavage system protein GcvH; this encodes MSEAKKAPGGLYYTKEHEWVKLEGELAVVGLTDYAQDQLGDITYVELPEVEAEVEQMGEMCVVESVKTAADVYAPLGGVVAEVNSALEDQPELLNQDCYGAGWLVKLKGFDQAELDNLMDAAAYGQLLAEGE
- the gcvT gene encoding glycine cleavage system aminomethyltransferase GcvT, with product MTAKTPLHDWHAAHGGKLVDFAGWRLPVSYGDGVIAEHLATRKHGGLFDISHMGRFAVTGPQAQAWLASLLTNDPAKLIPGKAQYTLISNQWGQPLDDAYLYQQAPERYLLVVNAANRDQDRRWLQERLGEGVEFVDHSLRLAMLAVQGPESETLLGELLDEPLPPAGRNHGAFNRMGGVEMYVSRTGYTGEPLSFELFLPWEAAGTVWERLATQGAPLGVVPVGLGARDTLRLEAALPLYGHEYGPDRPILEMPTARLGVDLKPGRGEFLGRAALETQAASLSKRVRAVVALSKGMMREGSPVLVGGREVGAMTSATTVPAWRFAGEAPGDESYVRPLGLALLDSEVGEGQEVEIVYRKLTLPGRVVNAFTRPNGRYLEPIQFDGGIK
- a CDS encoding Lrp/AsnC family transcriptional regulator; amino-acid sequence: MKLDDINLMLVRHLREGRKSLGVIAKALGITTNTVRSRLAKLDQDGVLTIRGLVNPDQIDGHMLVVIGIKLATPRLVDGAEKFNQLKGVASVVVVTGRFDLLVTVLLNDQFGLTEFYAEEVSKIDEVLSTETFVVYKNLNCHVPYVL
- the ald gene encoding alanine dehydrogenase, yielding MLIGVPTEIKNSENRVGLVPAGVSLLKRAGHEVMVQVGAGLGSGISDQEFAEAGAEMVEGAPEIYGRAEMIIKVKEPLPPEYGLIRKGQIIYAYLHLAPDPAQTRALVDSGCIAVAYETIQLPDGSLPLLTPMSEVAGRMATQVGASYLTKSHGGIGTLLGGVPGVERGVVTIIGGGVVGSNAAKIAVGMGARVYLLDLNPQRLAYLEDIFGNGIETVMSNHKNIERLVAASDLVIGSVLIPGAKAPWLVSRRMIKAMRPGSVVVDVAIDQGGCFETSHPTTHQDPVFLVDGVIHYCVANIPGDVARTSTFALTNVTLRYALAIADHGLEKAAAQDPALAKGINVYMGKVTCPGVAQALGCECADLDSCLASGA